A stretch of Pogona vitticeps strain Pit_001003342236 chromosome 5, PviZW2.1, whole genome shotgun sequence DNA encodes these proteins:
- the SLC16A8 gene encoding monocarboxylate transporter 3, translating to MGRGDAQDGQLPERVKPPDGGWGWIVLLGCFIITGFSYAFPKAVSIYFKELMHDFHVGYSDTAWISSIMLAMLYGTGPVSSIMVNQFGCRPVMLVGGLLASSGMILASFTTNIIELYLTAGMLTGLGMALNFQPSLIMLGAYFDKRRPLANGLAAAGSPVFLSALSPLGQVLLEKFGWRGGFLIMGGLLLNCCTCGAVMRPLETSKKTREKAHDKYEAKEMLPMGGQAEEAISTMDSAKKSKKAKKKKKPKKGKKLLDFSIFKNRNFVIYAIAKFIMVLGLFVPTILLVNYAKDIGVPDTEAAFLLSIIGFIDIFARPSCGILAGLKWVRPHVTYLFSFAMLFNGLTDIFSARANNYTSLVMFCVFFGISYGMVGALQFEVLMAIIGSQKFSSAIGLVLLIEAFAVLIGPPSAGRLVDALKKYEVIFYLAGSEVVLSALFLAIASYCCLSREKKKTSQPEDPPAGGGGSETEEAESDIQEGEDHHPGDNRHLSHSMNNAGTDAVNHMVENRNVNGAGRPEGEGEAFIPSGCNIDHAVERNSF from the exons ATGGGGAGAGGTGATGCCCAGGATGGCCAGCTCCCTGAAAGAGTGAAGCCCCCAGATGGTGGCTGGGGCTGGATTGTGTTGCTGGGTTGTTTCATCATCACTGGCTTCTCCTATGCCTTTCCAAAGGCGGTGAGCATCTATTTCAAGGAGCTGATGCACGACTTCCACGTGGGCTACAGTGACACGGCATGGATCTCATCCATCATGCTCGCCATGCTGTATGGAACAG GTCCTGTGAGCAGTATTATGGTGAATCAGTTTGGGTGCCGGCCTGTGATGCTTGTTGGTGGGCTCTTGGCTTCCTCTGGCATGATTCTAGCATCCTTCACCACTAATATTATTGAACTCTACTTGACAGCTGGCATGCTGACAG GTTTGGGCATGGCTCTGAACTTTCAGCCATCTCTGATCATGTTAGGTGCCTATTTTGACAAGCGTAGACCTCTGGCTAATGGGCTTGCTGCAGCTGGGAGCCCAGTCTTCCTGTCAGCCCTCTCCCCATTAGGTCAAGTCTTGCTGGAGAAGTTTGGCTGGAGAGGGGGATTCCTCATCATGGGGGGGCTCCTACTCAACTGCTGTACATGTGGGGCAGTCATGAGACCCCTGGAGACCAGTAAGAAGACAAGAGAGAAAGCTCATGACAAATATGAAGCCAAAGAAATGCTGCCAATGGGAGGGCAGGCGGAAGAGGccatcagcaccatggacagtgcCAAGAAGTCAAAGAAagccaagaagaaaaagaaacccaagaAAGGGAAGAAACTGTTAGATTTCTCTATCTTCAAGAACCGGAATTTCGTCATTTATGCCATTGCCAAGTTCATCATGGTTTTGGGTCTCTTTGTGCCCACCATATTGCTGGTCAACTATGCCAAAGACATAGGAGTGCCAGACACAGAAGCAGCTTTTCTGTTGTCCATCATTGGGTTCATAGATATTTTTGCCCGTCCATCCTGTGGTATCCTTGCTGGATTGAAGTGGGTCCGGCCTCATGTCACCTACTTGTTCAGCTTTGCTATGCTCTTCAATGGACTGACAGATATCTTCAGTGCCAGGGCTAATAATTACACATCCCTTGTCATGTTTTGTGTCTTCTTTGGCATCTCCTATGGGATGGTGGGGGCTCTACAATTTGAAGTGCTCATGGCCATCATTGGATCTCAGAAGTTCTCCAGTGCCATTGGGCTTGTCCTGCTAATTGAAGCTTTTGCTGTGCTTATTGGACCACCTTCTGCAG GACGACTAGTGGATGCACTCAAGAAATATGAAGTTATCTTCTATCTTGCTGGCTCTGAGGTTGTATTATCTGCTCTCTTCCTGGCTATTGCTTCCTACTGTTGCCTGagcagggagaaaaagaagacctCACAACCAGAAGATCCTCCTGCAGGTGGAGGTGGCAGTGAAACAGAAGAAGCAGAATCAGATATACAGGAAGGGGAGGATCATCACCCTGGTGACAATCGCCACCTGTCCCACAGCATGAACAATGCTGGGACTGATGCAGTGAATCACATGGTGGAGAACCGGAATGTGAATGGAGCTGGGCGGCCAGAAGGAGAAGGTGAAGCCTTCATACCAAGTGGCTGCAATATTGACCATGCAGTGGAAAGAAATAGTTTTTAG